A portion of the Dehalococcoidia bacterium genome contains these proteins:
- a CDS encoding C-terminal binding protein, translated as MASFKVAIQKPTNVTFALGGGDYDYEMEYLSTIDAEIVEFEAASEGEIIEQVRDCDALIARGDRITESIINSLDNCKIIALGSVGADTVDVPAATARNIPVTNVPDTFIEEVADHTMMLLLATFRRLNLMDEMVRTGRYGEGRPYLNQFPRLYGQTLGFVSFGHVARATALRAAPFGLRMMAFDPYIEELTITSYGVEPVSLNELLERSDIVSMHAPSTSEVHHMLTEEHFRRMKPTALFINNGRGPTVDEAALIRALDEGWIAGAGLDVTEIEPPHPDNPLLKMDNVILTPHVASASARMSPEARRRVGQEISLVLSGRWPRTCVNPSVLVKTDLIRWQPYSMERGPGSN; from the coding sequence ATGGCAAGCTTCAAAGTTGCAATACAAAAGCCCACAAATGTGACCTTCGCCCTCGGCGGCGGTGACTACGACTACGAGATGGAATACCTCTCGACCATAGACGCAGAGATAGTCGAGTTCGAGGCCGCCAGTGAGGGCGAGATCATCGAGCAGGTACGCGACTGCGACGCCCTGATCGCCCGTGGCGACCGCATCACAGAGTCGATCATCAATAGTCTCGACAACTGCAAGATCATCGCGCTTGGTAGCGTGGGCGCCGACACTGTCGATGTCCCTGCCGCTACCGCGCGAAACATACCCGTCACCAATGTCCCTGATACCTTCATCGAAGAGGTCGCCGACCACACCATGATGCTCCTCCTGGCGACGTTCAGGCGACTGAACCTGATGGACGAGATGGTCCGCACCGGACGCTACGGCGAGGGGCGACCCTATCTCAACCAGTTCCCGCGACTGTACGGTCAGACATTGGGATTTGTCTCTTTTGGCCACGTCGCGAGAGCGACTGCCCTCCGTGCAGCCCCGTTCGGGCTACGCATGATGGCGTTCGACCCATATATCGAAGAGCTGACCATTACCAGCTACGGTGTCGAGCCCGTCAGCTTGAACGAGCTTCTAGAGCGCTCCGACATCGTCTCCATGCACGCGCCATCGACTTCTGAAGTCCACCACATGCTCACCGAAGAACATTTCCGGCGCATGAAGCCGACCGCCCTCTTCATCAACAACGGCCGCGGTCCGACGGTAGACGAGGCTGCGCTGATCAGGGCACTGGACGAAGGCTGGATAGCCGGAGCCGGTCTGGACGTCACCGAGATCGAGCCTCCTCATCCCGACAACCCGCTGCTGAAGATGGACAACGTCATCCTGACACCTCACGTCGCGTCTGCATCCGCCAGGATGTCTCCAGAAGCACGCCGAAGGGTAGGGCAGGAGATCTCGCTCGTCTTGAGTGGACGCTGGCCCAGGACGTGCGTGAACCCGTCCGTGTTGGTCAAGACCGACCTGATCCGCTGGCAGCCATACTCGATGGAGCGGGGACCCGGGTCCAACTGA
- a CDS encoding MFS transporter, producing the protein MNLAPRLAHRTPFFYGWVVLGSASSTQIVRNAAASLTIAVFMFPLAEDLGWSRTLIAGAASFGGLAASGASPIVGWLIDRYGARLVLAVSVFILGLSTISLAWATVPIAFYLAYGVGRVIFSSPVQIGASVVATRWFVRMRGRASGILFLSHSIGMIMFPLVASIVIDKRGWQDAWIVLGLIVWAVALLPATFLIAEKPEDVGLKPDGDEVEEEEQVSGSPTDEEPGWTLKAAMRTPALWILATGTGMLFLMQAGINTHLAAFLRDGGLSPVFAGVGVGLNAAFLGLGSLAWGWIVERVPARHVLSMVAAVMAIGALLFMTASSTTQALAYSAFFGFGLGGMLAVPPVAYADYFGRRSLGAIRGVAEPLTSGGQAVGAVAAGAVFDLTGSYQIAFVAFAALGALTMLMVLLARPPRHVPEAAPADS; encoded by the coding sequence TTGAACCTAGCCCCCCGACTCGCACATAGAACTCCGTTCTTCTATGGATGGGTCGTGTTGGGGTCGGCCAGCAGCACTCAGATCGTCAGGAATGCCGCGGCGAGCCTCACTATTGCGGTGTTCATGTTTCCCCTCGCAGAAGACCTCGGCTGGAGCCGCACGCTAATTGCCGGGGCGGCCAGCTTTGGCGGACTGGCGGCTTCAGGAGCATCCCCCATAGTCGGCTGGCTGATCGACCGGTACGGTGCACGACTTGTGCTTGCCGTGAGCGTGTTCATACTAGGACTGTCGACTATCTCGCTCGCGTGGGCGACTGTACCGATTGCGTTCTACCTGGCCTATGGCGTGGGGCGCGTCATATTCTCGAGCCCTGTGCAGATTGGGGCGTCGGTTGTCGCCACGCGGTGGTTCGTCAGAATGCGTGGGAGGGCAAGTGGTATCCTGTTTCTCTCCCACTCGATCGGAATGATCATGTTCCCGCTTGTCGCGTCGATCGTGATAGATAAGCGCGGCTGGCAGGATGCCTGGATCGTTCTCGGACTTATCGTGTGGGCGGTCGCTCTATTGCCGGCAACGTTCCTGATTGCAGAAAAGCCCGAAGACGTCGGGCTGAAACCGGACGGCGACGAGGTTGAGGAAGAAGAGCAGGTCTCAGGCAGTCCCACGGACGAGGAACCGGGATGGACACTGAAGGCGGCCATGAGGACCCCGGCGCTCTGGATACTAGCCACGGGGACGGGCATGCTGTTCCTGATGCAGGCCGGAATCAACACCCACCTCGCAGCCTTCCTGCGTGACGGGGGACTGAGTCCGGTGTTCGCGGGCGTCGGAGTGGGTCTAAATGCTGCGTTCCTAGGACTAGGAAGCCTTGCATGGGGCTGGATCGTCGAGCGCGTTCCTGCGCGTCACGTCCTTTCCATGGTCGCCGCAGTTATGGCGATCGGGGCATTGCTCTTCATGACTGCAAGCTCGACGACACAGGCGCTGGCGTATTCTGCATTCTTTGGGTTTGGGCTCGGCGGGATGCTTGCGGTGCCGCCGGTGGCTTATGCTGACTACTTCGGACGTCGCTCGCTGGGAGCGATAAGAGGCGTCGCGGAGCCACTAACCAGCGGCGGCCAAGCGGTTGGGGCCGTTGCTGCCGGTGCAGTATTCGACCTGACTGGCAGCTACCAAATCGCCTTCGTTGCGTTCGCCGCCTTGGGGGCGCTTACCATGCTGATGGTGCTACTGGCGCGGCCTCCAAGACATGTTCCAGAGGCCGCACCGGCAGATTCGTAA
- the ggt gene encoding gamma-glutamyltransferase, with protein sequence MNTRSIWRPDKDEVVVEHGAVATAHPIAAQVGVDILKSGGNAVDAAVATGFCLNVIEPWNSSIAGHGQMIVHMSAEGRSVAIDYGHRAPKAATAAMFRVTGQTVVGNGIYDVEDGANAVGHQSVGVPGVTAGMCRAHEMFGVLSLEQVLEPAIHYAREGFEVDPTACLMIARAMPNLVRFGEAASIFLSDGFPPPPGERIVQRDLADTLERIGREGKDALHRGEIAAAIDEEMRRNGGVLSAKDLAEYKAQVLEPVGVTYRGYELLGSPAPAGTITSLQTLRILESFDLSVLTHGSPEHLHLFTEAARHAFADRYSFVGDPDFGPVPLNGILSRKYGSEIALTIDREVAKLEDERELQPWVSNLDGPLHDPWRYDPQPKPEQAVMASPPSEGDCTTHFSVIDRDRNMVACTQTAVGGFGSGVVVPGTGVLLTNGVIVFNPMPGAANSIAGYKRGLNNMTPVLALRDGSPFFSVGAPGGRRIMCRIAHVISNVIDFGMSMQEAITAPSVDAAERETFVDHRIDPKTVEMLAEMGHNVEVVPERFTEWGFSRPRGVMVNPDSGYLHAGVQPTGTDEARGY encoded by the coding sequence ATGAATACACGCAGCATATGGCGGCCTGACAAGGACGAGGTGGTCGTCGAACACGGCGCCGTCGCCACCGCTCACCCTATCGCCGCCCAAGTCGGTGTCGACATCCTGAAAAGCGGCGGGAACGCCGTGGATGCTGCTGTCGCGACCGGCTTCTGCCTCAACGTGATCGAGCCGTGGAACTCCTCGATCGCCGGGCATGGCCAGATGATCGTCCATATGTCCGCAGAGGGCCGCTCCGTCGCCATCGACTACGGCCACCGCGCGCCGAAAGCTGCAACCGCCGCCATGTTCCGTGTGACCGGCCAAACCGTGGTGGGCAACGGGATATACGATGTCGAGGACGGCGCGAACGCCGTAGGGCATCAATCAGTAGGCGTGCCTGGGGTCACGGCTGGTATGTGCCGAGCCCACGAGATGTTTGGGGTCCTGTCACTGGAGCAAGTGCTTGAGCCTGCGATCCACTACGCAAGGGAGGGGTTCGAGGTCGACCCTACCGCCTGCCTGATGATCGCCAGGGCTATGCCTAACCTGGTCCGGTTTGGGGAGGCCGCAAGCATCTTTCTGAGTGACGGATTTCCGCCTCCTCCCGGCGAACGAATTGTGCAGCGGGACCTTGCCGACACCCTGGAACGAATTGGCAGGGAGGGCAAGGACGCTCTGCACAGGGGCGAGATCGCGGCAGCGATCGACGAGGAGATGAGGAGGAACGGCGGAGTACTCAGCGCTAAGGACCTCGCCGAGTACAAGGCGCAGGTGCTGGAACCTGTAGGAGTCACATATAGAGGGTACGAGTTGCTCGGTTCTCCGGCGCCGGCTGGTACGATCACGAGTCTGCAAACGCTACGCATCCTGGAGAGCTTCGATCTGAGTGTCCTCACACACGGCTCCCCAGAGCACCTGCACCTGTTTACAGAAGCGGCCAGGCACGCGTTCGCCGACCGCTACAGCTTCGTCGGAGACCCCGATTTCGGACCAGTGCCACTCAACGGGATTCTGTCGAGGAAGTACGGGAGTGAGATCGCCCTTACCATCGACCGCGAAGTTGCCAAGCTGGAAGATGAGCGCGAGCTGCAACCGTGGGTGTCCAATCTCGATGGTCCCCTACATGATCCGTGGCGCTACGATCCGCAACCAAAGCCTGAACAGGCTGTAATGGCCTCGCCACCGAGCGAGGGCGACTGCACTACACATTTCAGCGTCATCGACAGAGACAGGAACATGGTAGCCTGCACACAGACTGCGGTCGGAGGGTTCGGCTCAGGTGTGGTCGTGCCCGGTACGGGGGTCCTGCTCACCAACGGCGTGATCGTATTCAACCCCATGCCCGGAGCGGCGAACTCGATTGCCGGATACAAGCGCGGCCTGAACAACATGACACCCGTGCTGGCACTCAGGGACGGCAGTCCATTCTTCAGCGTAGGAGCGCCTGGAGGACGCAGGATCATGTGCCGCATCGCGCACGTAATCTCAAACGTGATCGACTTCGGGATGAGTATGCAGGAGGCGATAACGGCACCGAGTGTCGATGCCGCCGAGCGGGAGACCTTTGTCGACCACAGGATCGACCCGAAGACCGTCGAGATGCTCGCGGAAATGGGTCACAACGTGGAGGTCGTGCCAGAGCGCTTTACGGAGTGGGGTTTCTCGAGACCTCGAGGCGTCATGGTCAACCCTGACTCCGGCTACCTCCACGCAGGCGTGCAACCCACTGGAACTGACGAGGCCCGGGGCTACTAG
- a CDS encoding urease subunit alpha: MPFEVDRQRYGSMYGPTKGDRVRLGDTDLFALIERDYTNYGDEVLGGWGKNLRTGMMYSHRPAKDSELDNIISNAIVIDPVMGTFKGSIGIKDGTIVGVGRAGNPEIMDDVDLIIGPNTVVYRGDGLIATPGGVDSHVHLGNNPKLIDAALSAGLTTFVGAGLNTTGRSTIEGWLQSFENIPVNLALQARGSASHPSPMVESIEAGAAGFKIHEDEGAYPYVIDACLRVADEYDVSVALHTDGLHESMEVSDTIEAIGGRAVHAYHVEGAGGGHAPDLIRLAGVNNIITSSTTPTIPYTVSTYEEHFHMTAQVHSVNVDAAPEAAALDERLRRETMAAEDVLHDIGAVPIINSDSQGMGRIGEVITRTWQLAHKMKAERGATHPEHDNERILRYIAKYTLNPAITHGISSYVGSLEPGKMADVVLWSPAFFGVKPDMVIKGGQVAWSPTGEGNASIRQSEPVTYGPSFGAMGDSASRISAFFVSQASLESPLQRRLGTRRRLLPVKNMRTVTKRRMLRNSLNPKIEVDLDSRQISVDGSVVTSSPMSEVPLNRRYSLA, from the coding sequence GTGCCGTTCGAAGTCGATAGACAGAGATACGGGTCCATGTATGGACCCACCAAAGGAGACCGCGTACGTCTGGGAGATACGGACCTGTTCGCGCTGATAGAGCGAGACTACACCAACTACGGCGACGAGGTCCTGGGGGGATGGGGCAAGAACCTCAGGACAGGAATGATGTACTCGCATCGCCCAGCGAAAGACAGCGAACTGGACAACATCATCTCGAACGCAATCGTCATCGATCCTGTGATGGGGACATTCAAGGGAAGCATCGGAATAAAAGACGGTACCATCGTCGGGGTAGGAAGAGCGGGCAATCCCGAAATCATGGACGATGTCGACCTTATCATCGGTCCAAACACCGTCGTGTATCGTGGGGACGGACTCATCGCTACTCCCGGCGGCGTGGACAGCCACGTGCACCTCGGGAACAATCCCAAGCTCATTGACGCAGCCTTAAGTGCGGGCCTGACAACGTTCGTGGGCGCAGGTCTGAACACCACAGGGCGCTCCACGATAGAAGGCTGGCTCCAGTCGTTCGAGAACATTCCGGTCAACCTTGCGCTGCAGGCAAGGGGTAGCGCGAGCCACCCGTCCCCAATGGTGGAGAGCATCGAGGCTGGGGCAGCGGGCTTCAAAATACATGAGGACGAGGGCGCTTATCCCTACGTCATCGACGCATGCCTGCGTGTGGCTGACGAGTACGACGTGTCGGTCGCTCTCCACACCGACGGTCTTCATGAGTCCATGGAGGTGTCCGACACCATCGAAGCGATTGGCGGACGCGCCGTACATGCCTATCACGTCGAAGGCGCAGGCGGTGGGCACGCGCCCGACCTCATCAGGCTCGCAGGGGTCAACAACATCATCACCTCCTCCACCACTCCTACGATTCCATACACCGTCAGCACTTACGAAGAGCACTTTCACATGACGGCGCAGGTGCACAGTGTCAACGTGGATGCCGCACCTGAGGCAGCCGCTCTCGACGAAAGACTGCGGCGGGAAACCATGGCCGCAGAGGATGTGCTCCATGATATAGGGGCAGTACCAATCATCAATTCGGACTCACAGGGAATGGGACGAATTGGCGAGGTAATCACACGCACCTGGCAACTGGCCCACAAGATGAAGGCTGAGCGAGGTGCAACTCACCCGGAGCACGACAACGAACGCATCCTGCGCTATATCGCCAAGTACACGCTGAACCCAGCCATTACCCATGGTATCTCGTCCTACGTGGGGTCGCTGGAGCCGGGCAAGATGGCAGACGTGGTGCTCTGGAGTCCCGCATTCTTCGGTGTCAAGCCAGACATGGTCATCAAGGGAGGCCAGGTGGCATGGTCTCCCACTGGTGAGGGTAACGCCTCTATCAGGCAGTCTGAGCCAGTTACGTATGGACCGTCATTCGGAGCCATGGGAGACTCCGCTTCCAGAATAAGCGCCTTCTTTGTGTCTCAGGCCTCACTTGAGTCGCCCCTGCAGCGCCGATTGGGCACTCGACGAAGGCTCCTGCCCGTAAAGAACATGCGGACAGTAACCAAGAGGCGCATGTTAAGAAACAGCCTCAACCCCAAGATAGAGGTGGACCTCGATAGCAGGCAGATAAGTGTTGATGGAAGCGTTGTTACTTCGAGCCCGATGAGCGAGGTACCCCTGAACCGGCGCTATAGCCTCGCGTGA
- the ureB gene encoding urease subunit beta, whose product MIPGEVIYADEDILCNQGRDHVVLSVENTSRYPVYVTAHYHFFEVNKRLRFDRRAAYGRRLDVPSGSGVRWEPGQSVEVRLIDIAGRRQVYGYQGFVNGHLSDTQAGEALAKARVQGFLDTGE is encoded by the coding sequence ATGATTCCAGGTGAGGTTATCTACGCCGATGAGGACATTCTCTGCAACCAGGGTCGGGATCACGTCGTCCTATCTGTGGAGAATACATCGCGTTATCCAGTCTATGTGACCGCGCACTACCACTTTTTTGAAGTGAACAAGCGTCTGAGGTTCGACAGGCGCGCGGCGTATGGCAGGCGTCTCGACGTCCCGTCAGGCAGTGGCGTGCGGTGGGAGCCAGGGCAAAGTGTGGAAGTCCGCCTCATAGACATCGCGGGAAGAAGGCAGGTGTACGGGTACCAGGGTTTCGTGAACGGACACCTGTCGGATACTCAAGCCGGCGAGGCGCTGGCCAAGGCCCGCGTTCAGGGCTTTCTCGACACAGGTGAATAG
- a CDS encoding urease subunit gamma, translating to MRLTPREMDRLTIFSAAELARRRRARGLKLNHPEATALICDEIMEYARDGNSYVETLERATQVLGREDVMEGVPEMVDPIRVEVSFPEGTKLMFVRNPIR from the coding sequence ATGAGACTTACACCACGAGAGATGGACAGATTGACTATCTTCAGCGCGGCAGAGCTTGCCCGACGTAGGAGAGCCAGAGGACTTAAGCTGAACCATCCGGAGGCGACAGCTCTGATCTGTGATGAGATCATGGAGTACGCGAGGGACGGCAACAGCTACGTGGAAACACTGGAGCGCGCCACACAGGTACTCGGCCGCGAGGACGTGATGGAAGGTGTGCCAGAGATGGTGGACCCCATAAGGGTGGAGGTGAGCTTTCCAGAGGGTACCAAGCTCATGTTCGTACGGAACCCCATCCGCTGA